A region from the Methanobacterium bryantii genome encodes:
- a CDS encoding fumarate hydratase C-terminal domain-containing protein, with amino-acid sequence MTTKIIKTPVTCDVIEDLKVGDRIEIHGKIYTGRDAALPKLIKSIKNGEKLIDIDGSAVMHTAVSDAGISPTTSNKEEIEESIPFLSEAGVKIHIGKGGLSEDTIKALDKWGSIFVVTPPAAALLTSKVVSKQVAAFEEEGMEAIHELVVDGLPGIVAIAHGESIY; translated from the coding sequence ATGACCACAAAAATAATTAAAACACCAGTAACTTGTGACGTAATTGAAGATCTGAAGGTGGGAGACCGGATCGAAATACACGGCAAAATCTACACCGGTAGGGATGCCGCACTCCCAAAATTGATTAAATCAATTAAAAACGGCGAAAAACTAATTGATATCGATGGTTCTGCTGTAATGCACACTGCAGTAAGTGATGCAGGAATATCTCCCACTACAAGCAACAAAGAAGAAATTGAGGAAAGCATTCCATTTCTTTCAGAGGCAGGGGTGAAAATCCACATTGGAAAAGGTGGGTTAAGCGAAGATACAATTAAAGCGCTTGATAAATGGGGGTCTATTTTTGTTGTAACCCCTCCTGCTGCAGCCCTCCTTACAAGTAAAGTGGTCTCAAAACAAGTGGCTGCATTTGAAGAAGAAGGAATGGAGGCAATCCATGAGCTTGTGGTGGATGGGCTTCCGGGTATTGTCGCGATTGCGCATGGGGAGTCTATTTATTAA
- the mfnA gene encoding tyrosine decarboxylase MfnA produces MDKKGITKQEISEKLKEFKGEDMTYRSGRILGSMCTCPHEVGLEAYKMFLESNLGDSGLFKGTRKMEKEVIQMLGNLLGKEDVCGHIITGGTEANIMAMRAARNSSNIKDPEIIVPKSAHFSFKKAADMLCLKLREAELDENYRVDVNSVKELISDKTVAVVGIAGTTELGVIDPIEELSKLCREENIYLHVDAAFGGFTIPFLGLSGRDLPKFDFSLEGVSSITIDPHKMGLAPIPTGGIIFRDRSYLESISTETPYLTDKEQFTIVGTRTGASTAATWALLKYFGKEGYCSIAKKCMEVTEYLAKGIKESGFNLMVEPQLNLVAFDSNEIEIDTIVDELKEKGWAVSVSSYPRAIRIVVMPHVKIEHVKEFTDDLSKIHAKYTLENIPQNNERKTSLKLTNKTPQGK; encoded by the coding sequence ATGGATAAAAAAGGAATCACAAAACAGGAAATATCTGAAAAACTCAAAGAATTTAAAGGGGAGGACATGACCTACCGATCAGGAAGAATTCTGGGTTCAATGTGCACATGTCCTCATGAAGTCGGCCTTGAAGCATATAAAATGTTTCTAGAGTCTAATCTAGGTGATTCCGGATTATTTAAAGGTACCCGGAAGATGGAGAAAGAAGTAATCCAGATGCTCGGAAACCTTCTTGGTAAAGAAGACGTTTGCGGGCATATCATAACTGGCGGCACTGAAGCAAACATAATGGCAATGAGGGCGGCAAGAAATTCAAGCAACATTAAAGATCCAGAGATAATTGTTCCTAAATCTGCTCATTTTTCCTTTAAAAAAGCAGCAGATATGCTGTGCCTGAAGCTCAGGGAAGCAGAACTCGATGAAAACTATAGGGTAGATGTAAATTCTGTAAAAGAGCTTATATCAGATAAAACTGTGGCGGTAGTTGGTATTGCTGGAACAACTGAACTTGGTGTGATTGATCCTATAGAAGAGCTTTCCAAACTGTGCCGGGAAGAAAATATTTACCTGCACGTTGATGCAGCATTTGGAGGATTCACAATCCCATTTTTAGGTCTTAGCGGCCGTGATCTTCCTAAATTTGATTTTTCACTTGAAGGGGTTTCTTCTATTACTATAGACCCTCATAAAATGGGTCTTGCGCCAATTCCAACTGGCGGAATTATCTTTAGAGATAGGAGTTATCTTGAAAGCATAAGCACTGAAACACCTTACCTTACAGATAAGGAACAGTTTACAATTGTAGGTACCAGAACAGGTGCATCTACCGCTGCAACATGGGCACTGCTCAAATACTTTGGAAAAGAAGGGTACTGTTCCATTGCTAAAAAATGTATGGAAGTTACAGAATACTTAGCGAAAGGAATCAAAGAATCGGGCTTTAACTTAATGGTTGAGCCTCAATTGAACCTTGTTGCATTTGATTCAAATGAAATAGAGATCGATACTATTGTAGATGAGCTTAAAGAAAAGGGATGGGCAGTTTCAGTATCATCTTACCCGCGGGCTATAAGAATTGTAGTAATGCCTCATGTTAAGATAGAACATGTCAAAGAATTTACAGATGACCTATCTAAGATTCATGCGAAGTATACTTTAGAGAACATACCTCAAAATAATGAAAGGAAAACATCTTTAAAATTAACTAATAAAACACCGCAGGGTAAATAA